The genome window CAATGATGCTAGACAGCCCAGATGTGATTTATGGAATGACCCTCGAGAGGCATCCCTTTTCATTTCAGACGATGAGCTTGTGGGCATTGAGGCTCCCAGAGACAAATTGATAAAGTTGTTGGTAAACGGACCATCTAATCTCATGGTGATTTCAGTGGTTGGCATTGGCGGGCTTGGTAAGACCACTCTTGTCAAGAAAGTGTATGAAAACGAGCAAGTGACGCTGCCCTTTCATTGTAGTGCTTGGATCACTGTGTCTCAATCATACAAGATGGAGGAGATATTGAGGAAAATGATAAAGGATTTCTACAAGGCAAGGAAGGGGATTCCCCCTAGGGAGATTGACACAATGGAAAGAACAATGTTAATTCAAGAATTGAGGCAATTTTTACTTGAACTGAGGTATGTAGTAGTTTTTGATGATGTATGGGATATGAGCTTTTGGCGTATTGTACAACTTGCTTTACCGGATAAGAACAAAGGTAGTAGAATAGTAATAACAACTCGAGATGAGAGTGTTGTTCCCTCTGACAAACAATCTCCATTTTATCATGTGTACAAATTGTCACATCTATCATTAGAAAAAGCTCGAGAGCTTTTTTGCAAGAAGGTCTTCCAATGTGAAGGGGGGATTTGTCCCCATGAATTAAATGAATCGTCAAATAGCATAATTAAGAGATGCGGTGGGCTTCCACTTGCAGTTGTGACTATAGGCGGTCTTTTgtcaacaaaacaaaaggttGAGTCTGAGTGGATCAAATTTCTTGATGGCCTAACTTCAGACTTAGAAAGTAATCCCCATCTCCAAGATATCACCAAAATCCTATCTCTTAGCTATATTGACCTACCTTACAACCTCAAAGcttgtttcttatattttggcATGTTTCCAGAGGATTACTTCATTAAGAGTGCAAAACTAACTCGACTTTGGATAGCTGAGGGTTTTGTAAAAGAAATGCCAGGAAAAACATTGGAAGACATTGCTCAAGACTATTTGAACCAACTTATTCATAGAAGCTTGGTTCAAGTGGCAAGGATTGATTTTATTGGCAGAACCAGAAGTTGTCGAGTCCATGACATGTTGCATGGGTTCATTCTTACAAAGTCAAAGGAGTTGAGTTTTTATTGGGTCTCAATACAGAATTGCTTAAGGGTAGAGAGAATTGCTCGACGCCTCTCAATTCAAACCAATGTAAATACCCCTTTGCAAAGTATTACTAGTTCCCAAACTCGTTCTATTCTCATTTTGGGGTTAGATGAAGTGCCCAATTCTTTTCTAATgacttgtttttcaaatttcaagctTATGAAAGTAATGGATTTTGAAGGTGCTCCTATTGATTGTATTCCTAAAGAAGTGGGAAGCCTATTCCATCTAAGATATTTAAGcctaagaaaaacaaaagtgcAAATGCTTCCAAAGTCCATAGGAAAATTGCTCAACCTAGAAACGTTGGATTTGAAACGTTCCCTTGTGTCTGAGCTTCCAGCGGATATTAGTGGGCTTCTTAAGCTACGATATCTTGTGGCCTACAATTATAACGGAGATACTAAATACAACATAGATTCTCGACGTGGGATAAAGATACCAAATGGCATTAGGCATTTAGAGTCCTTACAGAAGCTTTTTAATATTGAGGCCAGTAGCGCTACCCTTATAACAGAATTGGGAAGTTTGACACAGTTGAGGAAGTTGGCGATAACTAAATTGAAGAAAGAGAATGGGATGGATTTGTGCACTGCGATACAGAAAATGAGCCACCTTCGGTCATTGGAAATTTCAGCAACAAGTGAGGAAGAAGTCCTTAATTTGCAATCACTGCCTTCTCCTCCTCCCCTCCTACAAACTCTTTTCCTACATGGGCGACTAGAAAAGTTGCCAGAATGGATTCCCAAACTCAAGAGTATAGTTCGAATTGTTTTATACTGGTCAAAATTAATGGAAGATCCATTAAAGCTCTTTCAATCTCTGCCTAATTTGATGAGTCTTTCGCTTTGCGATGGATACAGAGGTGAGCAATTACATATTGAGGGAGGAGGCTTCCAGAAACTCAAGAATCTAGAGCTTCAAAATTTGGGAGGATTGAATAAGTTGATAATAGATGAAGGTGCCTTGCCTCTTCTTGAAAAGCTTGTAATTGAAGATTGCCCACAGCTGAAGGAGGTGCCCTCTGGCATCCACAATCTGAAAAGCCTCAAAAATCTGTATTTTACAGAAATGCCGACCGAATTCGTTCTTAGTTTGCAACCGGATGAAGGCCCTAATTTTGGGGAAATCAAGCATATTCCCTGTGTTAAATTCTGGTATAGGACTCAAGGGGAACACTATGATGGGTACGACCTTGGAGACTCAGAATTGTTGGAGCGTCTAAAACATTAATTCGTGGACGACCAACGTGCCCTCACTGCATTGAGGAAATTACAGGTACGTCCCCACCCATTTATCTGACTATTACACTTACCGTAACCATTTTTTATAAGCCTGAATTTCCTAAAACGAATCTTTTACTAATCAAGTTTGTTTATTGTGGACAGGAAAGATGATCTAGTGCTTAAGTTTTAGTTGCCTATGAATTATAGTTGGTAAGCCTGAATTTCCTCCTTTCGCACATTATagacctttttcttttttgcatttttattacatttaactttttatttatattgctCTTGTTAATACTGTAGGCTTAGCTTCAAATGCCAATGTTTCCAGGATTTTCATGATCCAGATCAAACAAGATACTGCTCTTTTCTCAACCAGCCAAAACATAAGTAGTTGTTTCTCCCATTCATTGTTGCATTTGTCATTATATTGTTGTAATGTGTTATTGTTTCTGTATCAAGATTGTTATAATTTGTAATCTTTTCTGTATCAAACTTATGCTACGCAAAAGAGTGATGTTTTAGTTGAATTGTATTTGTTGTCTTTAGAATGGTTTAAGTGTTTCATTGGTATGACCGCATGTAATGGCTTTGATATAATAgctaaaaattctatataatgACATTTGCGTATAATTTGTGAAAGAGCAACTAGATGtatatgttttctttctttattcatcGAAAAAGTAAATAGAAACTGTATTGAACAGGCTTCTTGTTCTGATTATGGAGTGTCCTCAACTATTTCTAAAGACAAAGATGTTGTGTATGGTGTGGTGCTGCCATTTTGGCTTTGAGTAATTTTCTGTGCTGCTGTAGTGTTGTTGCCTAGTTTGTTGCagattttgttttgatgtaTGTTAGGTGTTATTAATTTGATGTATAAATTCAGCTTTTGTTGCTTATTTTTGAACTTCTTGTATGGTTTTTCttgtttcaagaaattttactcattcatctgaggaaaaaaaaactaaatatttttttaccatataCAACATTCATTCATATTGATAAAAATGAAGTCACTTCtaaacaacaaaattgaaaaaggtTCAATTAGTATTAAACATTATGAATTTAGTTACTGACGAGTGTCTCCCACCAAAGATTTTGACATCTTAAATCCTGATTTTTGGTAGGAATCCTAACTTGGAGGTTAGACTATATTTCCCCTAAAAGACTTTGTTGTTCCAGAATTTTCTGAACGAAACCTCTTGTACTGACACTGTGATCTTGTTTCAGTAAATTTAACtcattcataaataataataattgaactagaattttttttgccataTTCACAGTGTGATCTTGTTATGATGTTAGAATTATGagcctcttctttttttcatttttctttttgggggaggccggggggggggggggaccatATAAAATGAAGCATTGGGCGCACtttagaaaggaagaaaaaagaagagagcatTTAGGTCATAActtgattattttaattaatagatAACAGGATCACCATTTGATATCAATAAAGGAACTTTATGAAATCTAATAATGTAAGATTAGTTTTGATTAATTTAGCTGATAAAGAACTTAGTTTAAAAAGTCTATAGTTAGTTTAAAAAGTCTACAGCAAGTTGAAACTCATTGGCAGAAGTTTATTAGTACATTCACTCCTAGTAACCAATCGGTTTTGTCCATAGCTACCAACAATGTGTAAGCAGCCCTGATGGGCTTGTAGGAGATCAATGGGGAGTAGTTCCAAGCTTCCAACTTCAGGTTTTTCTGTTAGTGAACATCAAATTTGTAAAGTTATTAAGGATAATCACAATTACAGAAAAGACATTTGCTTATAATTTGTGAAAGAGTAAATCATATGTATATGCTTTCTATATCATCCAAAGAAGAAATTAGAAAACTATTATGAACAGGATTATTTTTGTGGATTGCGAAATGTCCTCAACTATCTTTAAAGACCAAAATGGCATACCAATGTGGTGTTGTCTTTTCTGTTTTGAGTAGTTTTCTCTGTTGCTACCTAGTTTGTTGCAGGTTTAGCTTTGATGTTTGGTAGGTATTGTTAGTTTGCTCTGTTGATTCAGCTTGTGCTGCTTATTTTGAACCTCTTGTACTGTGAgttgtttcaaaaaaattatctcattcatctcaaaaaacaaacaagaaattttttaccatatattccattcataatgatAAAAACGTTAGTCCACTTCAAACTAATAAACTCAACATAAATTCAATTAGTATAAATCACTATGGATTCAGTTAATGATGAGTGTCTCCATAAAAGAGCTTTAAAATCTGACAACCTGACTTTTTCGCAAGGAAATCCTAACCTTACATTGGCGAGGTTTATAAACTAtatcttctttgtttctttctcaaaaattgTCAATGTGTGAGTTCATAAATTAACTTGTCATTGCCTCTAAAGGGTATTACATGAAATTTCTCTGTTGTCCTTACCAAATATGTGAAACGTAAAGTAGTTCTGCTAAAAATTTACTTATCGCAGTGAACATCTTAACGGCTGACAGTTTCTATGCAAGTATTTACCAAATGATTTTGGATGTTTTCCTTTGTTCTCTTAGCCATGAAAGTGTAAATGCTACTGGATTGCAGGGTATCATAGAATATATATTGCATTATTATAGTATTAAGACACAATGTGATTTTCTTACAAAGTCAATTCAACATTAACAGTAATGTAAGAAATTCGCATGTGAGTATATTCTTATAGTAAAAATTAGGAGAATTATGAATATAAAATCACTGTGCAATTGGTTTTATCTCCATTTTAAATAGAGAGCTACTGAGCTTGGAGTGAGTCACTAATGGGTCCCGATTTGGCAGCCAATGCAGAGAGGTTGGAACCAATGGTACCTCCTTGGGGCAGGCTAGGATTCCTTTGGTGTAAACACTGGAAGGATTCCGGATGTGTTGTCAGCGTGCAAAGACAGTTCTTCCACCTTGCACTTTGTTTGCCCGAGCTCCCTTGTGAAGTTGGTGACACAAGTAAATGAGAGAGCTTCAAATCTTCCAAACTAAATTCTGCTATCTTTATCTTCCGATCCATCTGCTTTATGTTGATCTTTGGAGGCTTTTGCTCAACATTTTCATCCATATTATGTATATTGTAACcttgagaaaaatataagaCATTACAAATCAAACGAACAATCACAAAAGcttttgaatatgaatttctatattatatttatatggcATGTCACAAGATGCAGTTTTCAAtagtatcacttttttttaatggcaaGACTATGTTACtaatttgactttttatttttattttttattattattgatttggTGAAAGGGTAGttcaaattagatttttataTAAGTTATCTGTAAATTTTATTGTCATAATTTTGAATCTTCATCATTCAGAAACACTGATCAAAATCCACCACTTGGAAATCTATCCTGTTGAGGAAAAACCTATTACTCAAAGGTCTACACTAGCAAAGTGgaattgaaaaacatttttgtttcTGGTTTGATTCAGTTGCTTATTGGCTTTATCTATGAACActtttattgaataatttaCTCAAATGCACTCTCTAAATTGAAATTGGGAACTAT of Quercus lobata isolate SW786 chromosome 8, ValleyOak3.0 Primary Assembly, whole genome shotgun sequence contains these proteins:
- the LOC115958206 gene encoding disease resistance protein RPM1-like; this translates as MAESAINLAKDYLAPLLVQEARLLLGIHNKVESIQSELEFIQSFLKDADLKAEKGDTSSVTQTWVKKVRETAYHIEDVIDEYLLHFAKYPQTQRRIYRIPLKIFQCTSNLKPRHVITSKIQDINDKLKALRERGERFGFNNLEQGGLSNDARQPRCDLWNDPREASLFISDDELVGIEAPRDKLIKLLVNGPSNLMVISVVGIGGLGKTTLVKKVYENEQVTLPFHCSAWITVSQSYKMEEILRKMIKDFYKARKGIPPREIDTMERTMLIQELRQFLLELRYVVVFDDVWDMSFWRIVQLALPDKNKGSRIVITTRDESVVPSDKQSPFYHVYKLSHLSLEKARELFCKKVFQCEGGICPHELNESSNSIIKRCGGLPLAVVTIGGLLSTKQKVESEWIKFLDGLTSDLESNPHLQDITKILSLSYIDLPYNLKACFLYFGMFPEDYFIKSAKLTRLWIAEGFVKEMPGKTLEDIAQDYLNQLIHRSLVQVARIDFIGRTRSCRVHDMLHGFILTKSKELSFYWVSIQNCLRVERIARRLSIQTNVNTPLQSITSSQTRSILILGLDEVPNSFLMTCFSNFKLMKVMDFEGAPIDCIPKEVGSLFHLRYLSLRKTKVQMLPKSIGKLLNLETLDLKRSLVSELPADISGLLKLRYLVAYNYNGDTKYNIDSRRGIKIPNGIRHLESLQKLFNIEASSATLITELGSLTQLRKLAITKLKKENGMDLCTAIQKMSHLRSLEISATSEEEVLNLQSLPSPPPLLQTLFLHGRLEKLPEWIPKLKSIVRIVLYWSKLMEDPLKLFQSLPNLMSLSLCDGYRGEQLHIEGGGFQKLKNLELQNLGGLNKLIIDEGALPLLEKLVIEDCPQLKEVPSGIHNLKSLKNLYFTEMPTEFVLSLQPDEGPNFGEIKHIPCVKFWYRTQGEHYDGYDLGDSELLERLKH